In Pedobacter sp. W3I1, one DNA window encodes the following:
- a CDS encoding OmpA family protein — translation MSISKVRIATLSIGLAVGSMAFQSCDSLTKTQKGAGIGAAAGGVIGALIGKKAGNTAVGALIGGAIGGTAGAFIGRRMDRQAAEIQKAIPNAEVIREGEGIIVKFDSGILFDFDKTALKEAAKTNIQSLASSLNQYPDTDIKIIGHTDSRGTEQYNMGLSERRAAAVKAYAVSQGVPSSRLVTIGKGFAEPIADNETDAGRAANRRVEIVIVANDALKATAQKQG, via the coding sequence ATGAGTATTTCAAAAGTAAGAATAGCGACATTAAGTATAGGGTTAGCGGTAGGTTCGATGGCATTCCAAAGTTGTGATAGTTTAACTAAAACACAAAAAGGAGCGGGTATTGGTGCTGCAGCTGGTGGTGTTATTGGTGCATTGATCGGTAAAAAAGCCGGTAATACAGCAGTAGGTGCTTTAATTGGGGGTGCTATTGGCGGTACAGCGGGAGCTTTTATCGGCCGTAGAATGGACAGACAGGCAGCTGAAATTCAGAAAGCTATTCCTAACGCAGAAGTTATTCGTGAAGGTGAAGGGATTATTGTAAAGTTCGACAGTGGTATTTTATTCGATTTCGATAAAACGGCTTTGAAAGAAGCGGCTAAAACAAATATCCAGAGTTTAGCTTCTTCGTTAAATCAATATCCTGATACTGACATCAAAATTATCGGCCATACCGATAGTCGCGGTACCGAACAATATAACATGGGCCTTTCAGAAAGAAGAGCAGCAGCCGTTAAAGCTTATGCCGTTTCTCAAGGTGTTCCATCATCAAGGTTAGTTACTATTGGTAAAGGTTTTGCTGAACCAATTGCAGATAACGAAACTGATGCCGGCCGTGCAGCTAACCGTCGCGTAGAGATTGTAATCGTTGCAAACGATGCATTAAAAGCGACTGCACAGAAACAAGGATAA
- a CDS encoding VOC family protein — MDIKSLDHLVLTVANLESTCRFYSLALGMEVIEFGENRKALKFGNQKINLHQYGCEFEPKAFKPLPGTADLCFITDFPLREVMEELKEKCIEIEEGPVERTGANGKIISIYLRDPDMNLIEVSNYL; from the coding sequence ATGGACATTAAAAGCTTAGATCATCTCGTATTAACAGTTGCCAATTTAGAAAGCACCTGCAGGTTTTACAGTCTTGCCCTGGGAATGGAAGTAATTGAATTTGGCGAAAACAGAAAGGCTTTGAAATTTGGAAATCAGAAAATTAACCTGCACCAATATGGATGTGAGTTTGAACCAAAAGCATTTAAACCCCTGCCCGGAACGGCTGACCTATGTTTTATCACCGATTTTCCACTTCGTGAGGTGATGGAAGAACTAAAAGAAAAATGCATCGAAATCGAGGAAGGGCCTGTGGAACGGACAGGCGCCAATGGTAAGATTATTTCGATCTATCTCCGCGATCCGGATATGAATTTAATTGAAGTGAGTAATTATTTGTAA
- a CDS encoding class I SAM-dependent methyltransferase, whose translation MKDNFSTQSADYAIYRPTYPQELYDYLFSLVKNKETAWDCATGNGQVARVLAQHFDAVYATDISENQLKNALQLPNITYKVEPAEQSSVGNDSFDLITVAQAIHWFNFEAFYAEVKRTLKPDGLFAVIGYGLMFIDKKVDKAVHKLYEDILGKYWDSERRYIEEGYKTIPFPFEEITAPHFQIKTTWNFNQMIGYLNTWSSLQHYKKANERNPLEYMFTELKEAWGDDAEKNVHFPILLRIGQ comes from the coding sequence ATGAAAGATAACTTTTCTACCCAATCAGCAGATTACGCCATATACCGTCCAACCTATCCGCAAGAGCTGTACGATTATCTGTTTAGCCTGGTAAAAAACAAAGAAACTGCCTGGGATTGTGCCACTGGGAATGGACAGGTTGCGCGGGTATTGGCGCAGCATTTCGATGCGGTTTATGCCACCGATATCAGCGAGAATCAATTAAAGAATGCCTTGCAATTGCCGAACATTACCTACAAAGTTGAACCTGCAGAACAGAGCTCGGTTGGTAATGATAGTTTCGATTTAATTACCGTAGCACAGGCCATTCATTGGTTTAACTTCGAAGCCTTTTATGCTGAAGTAAAAAGAACACTAAAACCTGACGGACTTTTCGCGGTGATTGGTTATGGCTTAATGTTTATCGATAAAAAGGTGGATAAGGCTGTACATAAACTTTACGAAGATATTCTGGGCAAATATTGGGATAGTGAGCGACGTTACATTGAAGAAGGTTATAAAACCATCCCCTTCCCTTTTGAGGAAATTACGGCACCTCATTTTCAGATTAAAACCACCTGGAATTTTAACCAAATGATAGGCTATTTAAATACCTGGTCTTCTTTGCAGCATTACAAAAAAGCCAATGAGCGCAATCCGCTGGAGTATATGTTTACCGAACTAAAAGAAGCCTGGGGCGATGATGCAGAGAAAAATGTTCATTTCCCGATTTTATTGCGAATTGGGCAATAA
- a CDS encoding zinc-dependent peptidase, producing MNSLPFVYLIPIFLIALYLILKKKKVAIDPLTDMDKKILDDYVGYYHNLDSTDKLKFEQKVAAFFSTVKIEAVGLEMTTLDELLIASSAVIPIFGFDDWQYKNLTSVLLYPDTFNKDFQFEGGERNIMGMVGTGYMNGQMILSRSALRHGFSKSAGKENTAIHEFVHLLDKSDGATDGVPENLIAHEYTLPWIKMMHEEMEKIEDNKSDINPYAITNQAEFFAVVSEYFFEKPEQLRDKHPELYFQLSRIFAQHPAG from the coding sequence ATGAACTCGCTGCCATTTGTTTACCTAATTCCTATTTTTTTAATTGCCCTTTATCTCATCCTTAAAAAAAAGAAGGTTGCTATTGATCCTTTAACGGATATGGACAAAAAGATACTGGATGATTATGTAGGGTATTACCATAATCTCGATTCGACTGATAAACTTAAGTTTGAGCAAAAAGTGGCTGCATTTTTCAGTACGGTTAAAATTGAAGCGGTAGGTTTGGAGATGACCACTTTAGATGAATTGCTGATTGCTTCGAGCGCTGTGATTCCGATTTTTGGTTTCGACGATTGGCAATACAAAAACTTAACCAGCGTTTTATTGTATCCTGATACTTTCAACAAAGATTTTCAGTTTGAAGGTGGCGAAAGAAATATTATGGGCATGGTGGGTACAGGTTATATGAACGGACAGATGATTTTATCGCGTTCGGCACTGCGTCATGGTTTCTCTAAAAGTGCAGGCAAAGAAAATACAGCTATACACGAATTTGTACACCTTTTGGATAAATCTGATGGGGCAACAGATGGTGTACCGGAGAATTTAATTGCTCATGAATATACTTTGCCCTGGATTAAGATGATGCATGAAGAAATGGAAAAAATTGAAGACAATAAATCAGATATTAATCCTTATGCCATCACCAATCAGGCCGAATTTTTTGCCGTGGTTTCTGAATATTTCTTTGAAAAACCTGAACAGTTAAGGGATAAACATCCGGAATTATATTTTCAGCTAAGTCGCATTTTTGCGCAACACCCTGCGGGTTAA
- a CDS encoding alpha/beta fold hydrolase, with protein sequence MKRFFLLFALSLCVFNHVQAQKTDTLSITLDNVKYPYPVKYFPINTEGQDLKMAYMDVAPTAAANGKTAILFHGKNFGGYYWGNVIKALTNIGYRVIVPDQIGFGKSSKAFIHYSFHQMATWNKRLLDTLGVQKTVVLGHSMGGMLATRFALMYPEKTEKLLLENPIGLEDYKTFIPYITTAQQYQTELKTTAESVRKYYQGSYFTYWKPEYEYLVSIAGGVTNSSDYPRWAKVAALTYTMIYEQPVVYEFQNLKVPTVLFIGKEDKTIVGKGLLTPDQQALHGQYKLLGKQTAAKIIGAKIIEFDACGHIPHIEIPTEFLVALTGSL encoded by the coding sequence ATGAAGAGATTTTTTCTTTTATTTGCCCTCAGCCTGTGCGTTTTTAATCATGTACAAGCACAAAAAACAGACACCTTATCCATCACGCTTGATAACGTTAAATACCCATATCCGGTTAAATATTTCCCTATCAATACCGAAGGGCAAGATCTTAAAATGGCTTATATGGATGTTGCGCCAACCGCAGCTGCCAATGGAAAAACAGCAATTCTTTTCCATGGAAAAAATTTTGGAGGTTATTACTGGGGCAACGTAATTAAAGCCTTAACCAATATTGGCTATCGGGTTATTGTACCCGATCAGATTGGTTTTGGTAAATCATCTAAAGCATTTATCCACTATAGCTTCCATCAAATGGCTACCTGGAATAAAAGACTTTTAGATACACTAGGCGTTCAAAAAACCGTAGTTTTAGGCCATAGTATGGGCGGTATGCTGGCTACACGTTTTGCATTGATGTACCCGGAAAAAACCGAAAAACTCTTGCTCGAAAATCCAATCGGACTGGAAGATTATAAAACTTTCATTCCTTATATCACCACGGCGCAACAGTACCAGACCGAACTTAAAACCACAGCAGAAAGTGTACGAAAGTATTACCAGGGCTCTTACTTTACTTATTGGAAACCCGAATACGAATACCTGGTGAGTATTGCAGGAGGGGTAACTAATAGTTCTGATTACCCGCGATGGGCTAAAGTAGCCGCACTAACTTATACCATGATCTATGAACAACCTGTGGTATACGAATTTCAGAATTTAAAGGTACCCACTGTTTTATTTATCGGTAAAGAAGATAAAACTATTGTTGGCAAAGGATTGCTTACGCCCGATCAGCAGGCTTTACACGGGCAATATAAACTTTTAGGGAAACAGACCGCAGCCAAAATTATTGGCGCTAAAATTATCGAATTTGATGCCTGTGGGCATATTCCGCATATTGAAATTCCGACGGAGTTTTTGGTGGCATTAACTGGTAGTTTGTGA
- a CDS encoding ABC transporter ATP-binding protein, translated as MILEVKNLQKNYGDKTVVNIEDLQIAAGETVGLVGNNGAGKTTFFRMLLDLIRPTNGEVLSKGENVMHNDNWKNYTASFLDEGFLIDYLTPEEYFIFIGSLHNLSVADVSAYLNQYGEFFNGEILNSGKYIRDFSKGNQNKVGIAAALMQKPEILILDEPFANLDPTTQIRLKKLLKEQTGNMTTFISSHDLNHVTDVCNRIILVEKGRVIKDFKTDENTLKELESYFSA; from the coding sequence ATGATTTTAGAAGTTAAGAATTTACAAAAAAATTATGGCGATAAAACCGTTGTAAACATCGAAGATTTGCAGATTGCCGCTGGTGAAACCGTTGGGTTGGTAGGAAATAACGGCGCTGGTAAAACCACTTTCTTCCGAATGCTGTTAGATTTAATCCGTCCGACCAATGGTGAGGTTTTATCGAAGGGCGAAAACGTAATGCATAACGATAACTGGAAAAACTATACCGCATCGTTTTTGGATGAAGGTTTTCTGATCGATTACCTAACTCCTGAGGAGTATTTTATTTTTATTGGCAGTTTACACAATTTAAGTGTGGCCGATGTTTCGGCTTACCTGAACCAATACGGTGAGTTTTTTAATGGCGAAATTTTAAACAGTGGAAAATACATTCGCGATTTTAGTAAAGGAAACCAGAATAAAGTTGGTATTGCGGCTGCCCTGATGCAGAAGCCAGAAATTTTAATTTTAGATGAGCCTTTTGCCAACCTTGATCCAACTACACAGATCCGGTTAAAGAAACTGCTGAAAGAGCAAACAGGCAACATGACTACCTTTATCTCCAGCCACGATTTAAATCATGTTACCGACGTTTGTAACCGGATTATTTTGGTTGAAAAAGGTAGGGTAATTAAAGATTTTAAAACAGACGAAAATACATTGAAGGAATTAGAAAGTTATTTCTCTGCCTAG
- a CDS encoding DUF5687 family protein, protein MLSTFLSHQRKSFWRSRNRGSSIAGQIVLGFFMLYFFTLALGAGLGMSHLLTYFFPNQDVIKSFNGIILYYFAFDFIMRLQFQELPTLSIIPYLHLRISRSKIIRFLNVKALFSAFNLWPFFIFLPFCFIKIAPALGAVTTIMYIVSIFSIMVFNNYLVLYIKRKSITNTLYTFFGLVIIAAFAALEYYKVISIMAGSDFVFRAIAAHPYYAFVFTLAAIAIFYFNSTFLRKNLYVEELSSKQEKKGSTDYAFLNRFGKVGELAALELKLILRHKRPRSAVIMGFFFLFYGFLFYKQEAINKDAFGQMMFGAIFMTGISIIIYGQFMFAWQSAHFDGILANKINFKDYIKAKFLLFTIGCTIITVLASFYGFKSPKLLLLHLAAYFYNIGFGTVVVLYLATLNYKRLDITKAASFNYQGTGATQWLLMFPYALTPILMYVPFGILNKPFWGLAVVGIFGLAMLLLRGFWVNYIAKRLEKQRYKIAEGFRE, encoded by the coding sequence ATGCTGAGTACTTTTTTAAGTCATCAAAGAAAATCTTTTTGGCGTTCGCGTAACCGTGGCAGCAGTATCGCTGGCCAGATTGTTTTGGGCTTTTTTATGCTATATTTTTTCACATTGGCACTTGGGGCTGGCTTAGGTATGTCGCATTTATTGACCTACTTTTTCCCAAATCAAGATGTAATTAAAAGTTTCAACGGTATCATCCTCTATTATTTCGCATTCGATTTTATCATGCGCCTGCAGTTTCAGGAGCTACCAACCTTAAGTATTATTCCCTACCTGCATTTAAGGATTTCGAGAAGCAAAATCATCAGGTTTTTAAATGTTAAAGCGCTTTTTTCGGCATTTAACCTTTGGCCGTTTTTTATTTTTCTGCCTTTCTGCTTTATTAAAATTGCGCCTGCGCTAGGTGCTGTTACTACCATCATGTATATCGTTTCGATATTTTCAATTATGGTTTTTAACAACTATCTCGTGCTGTACATCAAGCGGAAATCAATTACGAATACGCTATATACCTTTTTCGGACTAGTTATAATTGCAGCATTTGCCGCATTAGAATATTATAAGGTAATTTCAATTATGGCCGGTTCCGATTTTGTGTTCCGTGCCATTGCTGCGCACCCTTATTATGCCTTTGTATTTACCCTGGCTGCGATAGCTATATTTTATTTCAACTCCACTTTCCTGCGTAAAAACCTTTACGTGGAAGAGTTAAGTAGTAAGCAAGAGAAAAAGGGCAGTACCGATTATGCTTTCCTTAACCGCTTTGGCAAGGTTGGCGAGCTGGCCGCTTTAGAGTTAAAATTAATTCTCCGTCACAAGCGTCCCCGCTCCGCGGTTATTATGGGGTTCTTTTTTCTGTTTTATGGATTTCTTTTTTACAAACAAGAAGCCATCAATAAAGATGCATTTGGCCAGATGATGTTTGGTGCCATTTTTATGACGGGTATTTCCATCATTATTTACGGTCAGTTCATGTTTGCCTGGCAAAGTGCCCATTTCGATGGCATATTGGCTAATAAAATCAACTTTAAAGATTACATCAAGGCTAAGTTTTTACTTTTTACCATTGGCTGTACCATTATTACCGTTTTGGCCAGTTTTTATGGGTTTAAGAGCCCAAAATTGTTGCTCCTCCACTTGGCAGCTTATTTTTATAACATTGGTTTTGGAACAGTGGTAGTACTTTACCTTGCCACTTTAAACTATAAACGCCTGGATATTACCAAAGCTGCAAGCTTTAACTATCAGGGAACCGGGGCTACCCAATGGCTTTTAATGTTCCCTTACGCGCTTACACCCATTTTAATGTATGTGCCGTTTGGCATATTAAATAAACCTTTTTGGGGCCTGGCCGTAGTTGGGATATTCGGTTTGGCTATGCTATTACTGCGGGGCTTTTGGGTAAACTACATTGCAAAACGACTTGAAAAACAACGATATAAAATAGCCGAAGGCTTTAGAGAATAA
- a CDS encoding replication-associated recombination protein A gives MQNLPPLAERMRPQNLDEYVGQQHLVGEGAVLRKAIESSQLPSMIFWGPPGVGKTTLAYIISQALDRPFFNLSAINSGVKDIRDVIDRAAQLKDSFLGLPILFIDEIHRFSKSQQDSLLGAVERGLVTLIGATTENPSFEVISALLSRCQVYILKSLTETELAGLLQTAIKKDTILSKKNISIKEHEALIRLSGGDARKLLNVLEIAINGIGGNKIVLTNENVLAHAQQNLALYDKAGEQHYDIISAFIKSIRGSDPNAAVYWLARMIEGGEDPLFIARRLLILSSEDIGNANPNALLLANNCFTAVNVIGYPEARIILSQCVTYLASSPKSNASYEAINKAQALVKQTGNLPVPLHIRNAPTKLMKNIGYGKDYQYSHGYEGNFSPQEYFPEELSGTKLYDPGKNPAEEKLREKLRQNWKDKYKY, from the coding sequence ATGCAAAACCTGCCTCCTTTAGCCGAACGTATGCGCCCTCAAAATCTCGATGAATATGTTGGTCAACAGCATTTAGTTGGAGAAGGTGCAGTGTTGCGCAAGGCGATCGAGAGCAGCCAGCTTCCCTCCATGATTTTTTGGGGACCTCCAGGGGTTGGTAAAACAACGTTGGCTTATATTATTTCGCAGGCACTAGATCGTCCTTTTTTTAATCTGAGCGCCATTAATAGCGGAGTGAAAGATATTCGGGATGTGATCGATCGGGCAGCCCAGTTAAAAGATAGTTTTTTGGGGCTTCCTATTTTATTTATTGATGAGATTCACCGTTTTAGCAAATCGCAGCAGGATAGTTTATTAGGAGCTGTTGAGCGGGGTCTGGTTACCTTAATTGGTGCAACCACCGAAAATCCATCTTTCGAGGTGATTTCCGCTTTACTTTCCCGCTGTCAGGTTTACATTTTAAAATCTTTAACCGAAACGGAACTGGCTGGCTTACTCCAAACGGCCATAAAAAAGGATACAATTCTTTCAAAAAAGAACATTTCTATAAAAGAGCATGAAGCACTGATCCGTTTATCTGGTGGCGATGCAAGGAAATTGTTAAACGTGCTCGAAATTGCCATTAATGGTATCGGCGGGAATAAAATCGTACTCACTAATGAAAATGTATTGGCGCATGCACAGCAAAACCTTGCCCTTTATGATAAAGCAGGAGAACAACATTACGACATCATTTCGGCCTTTATTAAGTCAATCCGTGGCAGCGACCCTAATGCAGCCGTGTATTGGCTGGCGCGGATGATAGAGGGGGGCGAAGATCCATTGTTCATTGCCCGTAGGTTACTGATTTTGTCTTCAGAAGATATAGGTAATGCCAATCCAAATGCCCTGCTTTTGGCCAATAACTGTTTCACTGCTGTAAATGTAATCGGTTATCCGGAAGCGAGGATTATTTTGTCGCAATGTGTAACTTATCTGGCCAGCTCGCCTAAAAGTAATGCCTCTTACGAAGCCATTAACAAGGCACAGGCTTTGGTTAAACAAACAGGTAACTTGCCTGTACCGCTGCACATTCGCAATGCACCTACCAAACTGATGAAAAATATCGGTTATGGAAAAGATTACCAATACTCGCACGGATATGAAGGCAATTTTTCGCCGCAGGAATATTTTCCGGAAGAATTAAGCGGCACTAAACTTTACGACCCAGGTAAAAACCCTGCCGAAGAGAAATTGCGCGAAAAGCTTAGGCAGAACTGGAAAGACAAATACAAATATTAG
- a CDS encoding MFS transporter: MDKSVDTLRQKEIKDVEYRLKSIFGGSVGNLVEWYDWYTYSAFALYFSPAFFPNGNPTAQLLDTAGIFAVGFLMRPIGGWLFGSIADKLGRKRSMTLSVLIMAIGSLIIGLTPGYKHIGIAAPLLLIFARLIQGLSTGGEYGTSATYLSEMATKKHRGFYSSFQYVTLIGGQLLALGIQLILQNWLLTPAELHEWGWRIPFFIGAILSFIALYLRRHIDETNAFKSKNSAEKKGGISVLLKYPKEVFTVVGLTLGGTIAFYTFSTYMQKFLVNTVHLSKETSTTLSFVSLLVFAIMQPLFGLLSDKIGRKPLLIGFGVLGTLCTYPILTGLAGETNTTIIFLLMIGALIIVSGYTSINAVVKAELFPAEIRALGVGLPYALTVAIFGGTAEYFALWFKNIGHENYFYWYVTGCILISLILYTTMKDTKHHSKIED, translated from the coding sequence ATGGATAAAAGCGTTGATACTTTACGTCAGAAAGAAATTAAGGATGTAGAATATAGGCTGAAATCTATATTCGGCGGTTCAGTTGGTAATCTTGTGGAGTGGTACGATTGGTACACCTACTCTGCTTTTGCACTTTATTTTTCTCCTGCTTTTTTTCCGAACGGTAATCCCACTGCACAGTTATTAGATACCGCAGGTATTTTTGCTGTAGGGTTTTTAATGCGGCCTATTGGTGGTTGGCTATTTGGTAGCATTGCCGATAAACTAGGGCGAAAACGTTCGATGACACTTTCTGTGCTCATCATGGCTATAGGGTCATTAATTATTGGTTTAACCCCAGGTTATAAACACATTGGAATTGCAGCTCCTTTATTGCTCATTTTTGCAAGATTGATTCAAGGCTTGAGTACCGGCGGCGAATATGGCACTTCTGCTACTTATCTCAGCGAAATGGCTACCAAAAAACATAGGGGATTTTATTCAAGTTTTCAATATGTAACCTTAATCGGCGGACAGTTGCTAGCTTTGGGCATTCAATTAATCTTACAGAACTGGTTGCTTACACCTGCCGAACTGCATGAATGGGGCTGGCGGATTCCATTTTTTATCGGCGCCATACTTTCTTTCATCGCTTTGTATCTACGCAGGCATATCGATGAAACCAATGCTTTTAAAAGCAAAAACTCGGCAGAGAAAAAAGGAGGTATTTCGGTATTATTAAAATATCCAAAAGAAGTTTTTACTGTTGTTGGATTAACATTGGGTGGAACAATTGCCTTTTATACGTTTAGCACTTATATGCAGAAATTTCTGGTGAATACAGTACACCTCAGTAAAGAAACCTCTACAACATTATCATTCGTTTCGCTGTTGGTTTTTGCCATAATGCAGCCGCTGTTTGGTTTGTTATCTGATAAAATTGGTCGTAAACCTTTATTAATCGGTTTTGGTGTGCTGGGCACTTTATGTACCTATCCAATTTTAACCGGCCTGGCTGGCGAAACCAATACCACGATCATATTCTTGCTCATGATCGGTGCCTTGATCATTGTGAGCGGATATACGAGCATTAATGCGGTAGTTAAGGCAGAGCTATTCCCCGCCGAAATCAGGGCTTTGGGCGTAGGTTTACCTTATGCTTTAACTGTTGCCATTTTTGGTGGAACCGCAGAATATTTTGCGCTATGGTTTAAAAATATCGGGCACGAAAATTATTTCTATTGGTATGTAACCGGATGTATTTTAATCTCTTTGATTTTATATACCACCATGAAAGATACGAAACACCACTCGAAGATTGAGGATTGA
- a CDS encoding DUF6263 family protein — MKILATIICSLIVINAFAQKTYVLRQNYPTGYKYDFSLTSEQIINQKIAGRDVHLTQSIGTDYTFDITEGHSGEKDVKVTYNRIFMKSVAMGNTMTLNSDDQDSTKKNPFSGLKGASFYMTVTPNGGIKTVAGIDKMLDNMAARMTKDISEVKQIKNALSKQFSNEVVKQTMESSFKIYPDKAVKIGDSWTVDTKMQMSMPIETITQYTLKEVKDGIAILGVKGTLVSKGNFEVMGNKMETDLQGTNSGETSVDMKTGIVLNSHLRIELYGKMKSMGQNIDFEMQGINKVIGKEVN; from the coding sequence ATGAAAATACTTGCAACAATCATCTGTAGTTTGATAGTCATCAATGCCTTTGCGCAGAAAACCTATGTGCTAAGACAAAATTATCCAACGGGCTATAAGTACGACTTCTCGCTCACTTCCGAACAGATTATTAACCAGAAAATTGCTGGTCGCGATGTACATTTAACGCAAAGCATTGGAACAGATTATACTTTTGATATTACAGAAGGTCATAGCGGCGAAAAGGATGTGAAAGTGACTTACAACAGAATTTTTATGAAATCGGTTGCGATGGGGAACACTATGACGCTTAATTCAGACGATCAGGATAGCACCAAAAAGAATCCCTTTAGTGGTTTAAAGGGTGCTTCTTTTTATATGACTGTAACCCCAAACGGAGGGATTAAAACAGTGGCAGGTATAGATAAAATGCTCGATAATATGGCGGCAAGGATGACTAAGGATATCAGTGAGGTTAAACAGATTAAAAATGCTTTAAGTAAACAATTTAGCAACGAGGTGGTGAAACAGACCATGGAATCGTCATTTAAAATTTACCCTGATAAAGCCGTTAAAATAGGCGACAGCTGGACGGTTGATACCAAAATGCAGATGAGTATGCCCATTGAAACGATTACACAATACACATTGAAAGAAGTGAAAGATGGCATTGCCATATTGGGCGTAAAGGGTACCCTCGTATCGAAAGGGAATTTTGAAGTGATGGGCAACAAAATGGAAACTGATCTACAAGGGACCAACTCCGGAGAGACTTCAGTTGATATGAAAACCGGAATTGTATTAAATAGCCACCTCCGCATAGAACTTTATGGTAAAATGAAATCAATGGGACAGAACATTGATTTCGAAATGCAGGGCATTAATAAAGTTATAGGGAAAGAGGTTAATTAG
- a CDS encoding Gfo/Idh/MocA family oxidoreductase, which produces MDTNINKTINAGLLAYGMSGKVFHAPFLQAHSGFNLKAIVERSHKNAVNDYPNITSYNSVDELLNDEEIELVVINTPNNLHYEHSKAALTRYKHILVEKPFTATVAQAKELFELADSVGKQIFFYQNRRWDSDFTSVKKVIESGKLGKLVEVHLRYDRYRNVIGPKAFKENPVEASGLLYDLGPHLLDQVICLFGKPLSFHKILGKNRVGTLVDDYFSIQLSYPDSVNIFVTSSMLVVNPQPGFVLHGVNGSFIKQRTDIQEEQLLAGMKLTDPAYGIESESKDGLLTTIDAEGNKTEEKIPSEVGSYLPLFEAIYQAIANNKPYPVTREHVLTQLEIIES; this is translated from the coding sequence ATGGATACGAATATCAATAAAACAATTAATGCGGGTTTATTAGCTTATGGCATGTCGGGGAAGGTTTTTCACGCTCCTTTTTTACAGGCACATAGTGGATTCAATTTAAAGGCTATAGTAGAACGCAGCCATAAAAACGCAGTGAATGATTACCCAAATATTACAAGTTACAATAGTGTTGATGAACTCCTGAATGATGAGGAAATAGAATTGGTGGTCATAAATACCCCCAACAACCTGCATTACGAACATTCGAAAGCAGCATTAACCAGGTATAAACATATTCTGGTTGAAAAACCATTTACGGCAACAGTTGCACAGGCAAAAGAACTTTTTGAACTTGCCGATAGTGTAGGGAAGCAAATCTTTTTCTACCAGAACCGCCGTTGGGACAGTGATTTTACCTCAGTCAAAAAGGTGATTGAAAGCGGTAAATTGGGTAAGCTTGTTGAAGTTCATTTGCGTTATGATCGCTACCGCAACGTAATTGGGCCGAAGGCATTTAAAGAAAACCCGGTTGAGGCCAGCGGACTTTTATACGATTTAGGCCCACACCTGTTAGACCAGGTAATCTGTTTATTTGGCAAACCATTAAGTTTCCATAAAATTTTAGGTAAAAATAGGGTAGGTACTTTGGTCGACGATTATTTCTCGATCCAATTGAGCTATCCCGATAGCGTAAATATTTTTGTAACCTCAAGCATGTTGGTGGTAAATCCACAGCCAGGGTTTGTTTTACATGGTGTAAATGGCAGCTTTATTAAACAAAGAACCGATATCCAGGAAGAACAATTACTGGCCGGTATGAAATTAACCGATCCGGCTTACGGCATTGAATCGGAAAGTAAAGATGGTTTATTAACCACCATTGATGCTGAAGGCAATAAGACCGAGGAGAAAATCCCATCAGAAGTAGGAAGTTATTTACCGCTTTTCGAAGCCATTTATCAGGCGATAGCCAACAACAAACCTTATCCGGTTACACGCGAGCATGTATTAACTCAATTAGAAATTATCGAAAGCTAG